The Littorina saxatilis isolate snail1 linkage group LG13, US_GU_Lsax_2.0, whole genome shotgun sequence genome contains a region encoding:
- the LOC138945813 gene encoding uncharacterized protein has protein sequence MAEREATGQPPGLTGQRPQEQEEDNEVSSSTPMETDMSGQVDDVGAHSLPQTYRASPPMAEAAHVAMATVGSPHSMAAPQSYIHPADYATVVMPHGSYVTVTSPDTVTSPQGGDVTATLPQTGHVTTVTLPQSGDFGSVALPQTSHVSSVSLPQNVYVDSVTLPQTGDVGSVHLPQTGDVSSLSYHQRGSVSVSGGETDSMTPVTLPQTGVVQQMSSLHAASVGSLPHSGGVRNMSTAHMDNVNTMRSAHMEDVKRTGVSQLEHVHTMTLPQTAVVVSQAHGMERDTQALSASHVHAEVTRAHALHAVDVASMAGAHAGNLDAHSHRGDYHSVELPHTHQPAAQGSPHTPASAEVAGMSGPLSAEVAGMSGPLSAEVAGMSGPLSDDYRGTGLPHQHYGQVSKMEVAYTDDVGGSMGAAQHGDMRVVTLPHTSGICKMEVVYTAAEESGLDIQHHSDVGLVSLPHTSGVSKMEAAYSLADVGAMDAQQHGNVRVITLPQTSDVSKMEVVYTTDDVSALGAHHGDIRVVSLPYTVDVGRLGVAYTTAQGHTQGHGDETGGLESQAHDYSRGNLTYTAADLSTSMAYTTADVNSAATSQAGVCKEEAYSASDLKLMATAYAPEGYRMTVSYPPDTSATYTPADLSAMALHDASTAPGPQAEEGRRLSLSQHDTGRVGLQQHEAGRAGLHQHEAGRVGLQQHEAGRVGLQQYEAGRAGLHQHETGRVGLQQHEASRVGLQQHGDGRMNLPHTADVRPHSVPQATSPASVSVTQHAAQYRHTGSVATTQAGSVVMEHAAQYRHTGSVATTQAGSVVMEHAAQYRHTGSVATTQAGSVVMEQASSHGAVSLPQTADMSSVSAPARSEAYDVSRLNVPQQTHADDINMHMMAEAAEIISRGTASVDEVNMRLMAEAADYISRNVPQTSVITTASSLSTSAVNGRMVGQTTAPTTTLAGGQTSSTVAGGHTTSTLAGGQTSRTVAGGHTTSTMGGTGSQAMVAYTSGGQTPHTASVSAGKSTDTLKPASRGKGGATKGDQSDVAEKELKTEQGMEVNPDYNIIPGFRAEFFQSQSYAGWRRIGMAHRLHSDEEIACFLTKYYDNTSAKFPSGNTACRKCQHQLTVSCVACMQHAAEDSAADGDDGEDSHHGDVAGDEARKQLWKIILEASSKEKDREKHREKDKTRETRETRETRDRAAQPDKPINRRKPKKTRRVLLRSVKGTPKSYHESRDDKDSDSQGGQSDLPAVHFEQQSKSLTQGPRKRGRPSKDSYRLVSTLECSGCGKKFHTTVGLEKHIKLKRCKLSPSGGEEEEQKKTPSKSGTLSGGECSDCKKQFRSKQGLILHRVAKHGEVSPDKYRPAVFDDKDTEDTSLPSKLKSTPSMYECGDCSKKYRSRQGMMLHRVSKHSEVTPDRKIKEEADMDVGESLSDGDKMTTRMRGSLVLQCAECDKKYNSRPGLMLHIRTKHSPLVLLGCTFCPLKFKTKLELRIHIRREHSEGRLILFCPYCSDTFHDRDVLKDHMADKHKTCRQVLYDCFACDLQFSSRIERKRHIQSQHKGKDTSLTCRFCGHWFATRMEFTQHEKDGHTDQSKSWLCATCGDAFPTRYLLQRHTLSHKEKIDCELCGKSITEPCFEDHMKRHYGTKAWQCDLCPKNFIRKAELQQHILVHKDERPFCCELCGVRYREKSRLNSHMRTHSGVKPYKCPQCEKAFTRSRELKNHMRVHTGEKPFSCTVCGRKFASSGNLSAHRRKVHKLSPIPHGQQSRRHMLEEKTKGEKTDISLLPPLPDPQHANPNTHSLPPPQADPSNQPLPQADPNSHPPPQEAPLAHTAPLAHQAPLAHQAPVAHQAPVAHQDTALYQQHPIAKYEPLVTQPEHYIPQPVIHPPQTSLPMYWPNSSYQGDP, from the exons ATGGCAGAGAGGGAGGCGACGGGTCAGCCACCAGGACTGACCGGGCAGCGCCCACAGGAACAAGAG GAAGACAACGAGGTGTCCAGCAGCACCCCTATGGAGACAGACATGTCAGGTCAGGTTGATGACGTGGGCGCTCACAGTCTGCCGCAGACCTACCGGGCCAGCCCACCAATGGCAGAGGCCGCTCATGTTGCCATGGCAACTGTGGGTTCCCCACACTCCATGGCGGCACCGCAGTCCTACATACATCCTGCTGACTACGCCACTGTCGTCATGCCACACGGCAGTTATGTCACTGTCACATCGCCTGACACCGTCACTTCACCACAAGGCGGTGACGTCACAGCGACGCTTCCACAGACAGGTCATGTCACCACTGTCACTCTTCCGCAAAGTGGTGACTTTGGCTCTGTCGCCCTTCCGCAAACCAGCCATGTCAGCTCTGTTTCTCTTCCGCAAAACGTCTATGTCGACTCTGTAACTCTTCCACAAACTGGGGACGTTGGCTCTGTTCATCTTCCGCAAACTGGCGACGTAAGCTCACTGTCATATCACCAAAGAgggagtgtgagtgtgagtgggGGAGAAACAGACAGCATGACGCCGGTCACTCTGCCACAGACGGGGGTGGTCCAACAAATGTCCTCCCTCCATGCCGCCAGTGTGGGTTCACTGCCACACAGCGGGGGTGTGAGGAACATGAGCACAGCACACATGGATAACGTCAACACCATGCGTTCTGCTCACATGGAGGATGTGAAGAGAACGGGCGTGTCACAGCTAGAGCACGTCCACACCATGACGCTGCCTCAGACCGCAGTGGTCGTGTCTCAGGCTCACGGCATGGAGAGGGACACACAGGCCTTGTCTGCTTCTCACGTCCACGCCGAGGTGACCAGAGCCCACGCCTTGCACGCTGTGGATGTGGCCTCTATGGCTGGAGCGCATGCTGGCAATCTGGACGCTCACAGTCACAGGGGGGATTACCACAGTGTGGAACTGCCCCACACCCACCAACCTGCCGCACAGGGCTCCCCCCACACGCCCGCCTCTGCTGAGGTGGCTGGTATGTCCGGGCCCCTGTCTGCTGAGGTGGCTGGTATGTCCGGGCCCCTGTCTGCTGAGGTGGCTGGTATGTCCGGGCCCCTGTCTGATGACTACAGAGGGACGGGGCTGCCCCACCAACATTACGGTCAGGTCAGCAAAATGGAGGTAGCCTACACTGACGATGTGGGGGGAAGTATGGGAGCAGCCCAACACGGTGACATGAGAGTGGTCACCCTGCCCCACACCAGTGGTATCTGCAAGATGGAAGTGGTCTACACCGCTGCTGAGGAGAGTGGGCTGGACATACAGCACCACTCTGACGTGGGACTGGTCAGCCTGCCCCACACTAGCGGTGTCAGCAAAATGGAGGCTGCGTACTCCCTGGCCGATGTTGGTGCAATGGATGCGCAGCAACACGGTAACGTCAGAGTGATCACCCTGCCGCAAACTAGTGATGTCAGCAAGATGGAGGTTGTGTACACGACTGATGATGTCAGCGCACTGGGTGCACATCACGGTGACATCAGAGTGGTCTCCCTGCCTTACACAGTGGACGTCGGCAGGCTGGGCGTGGCCTACACCACGGCGCAAGGTCACACACAAGGTCACGGGGACGAGACGGGAGGACTGGAGTCACAGGCACACGACTACAGCCGGGGGAACCTGACCTACACGGCCGCCGACCTCAGTACCAGCATGGCCTACACAACAGCGGATGTCAACAGTGCGGCCACGTCCCAGGCCGGGGTGTGTAAGGAGGAAGCGTACTCTGCCTCGGACCTCAAGCTAATGGCCACAGCTTACGCCCCTGAGGGCTATAGGATGACCGTGTCATACCCGCCCGACACCTCGGCTACCTACACCCCCGCTGACCTCAGCGCCATGGCTCTTCATGATGCCAGCACAGCTCCTGGCCCACAGGCTGAGGAGGGGAGAAGACTCAGCTTATCACAGCATGACACTGGCAGGGTTGGCTTACAGCAGCATGAGGCTGGCAGGGCTGGTTTACATCAGCACGAGGCTGGCAGAGTTGGCTTACAGCAGCATGAGGCTGGCAGGGTTGGCTTACAGCAGTATGAGGCTGGCAGGGCTGGTTTACATCAGCATGAGACTGGCAGAGTTGGCTTACAGCAGCATGAGGCTAGCAGGGTTGGCTTACAGCAACACGGCGACGGCAGAATGAACCTTCCTCACACTGCTGATGTGAGGCCGCACAGTGTTCCCCAGGCCACCAGTCCCGCCTCAGTGTCTGTCACACAGCATGCCGCACAGTACCGTCACACAGGCAGCGTGGCCACAACACAGGCAGGCAGCGTGGTTATGGAGCATGCCGCACAGTACCGTCACACAGGCAGCGTGGCCACAACACAGGCAGGCAGCGTGGTTATGGAGCATGCCGCACAGTACCGTCACACAGGCAGCGTGGCCACAACACAGGCAGGCAGCGTGGTTATGGAGCAAGCCAGCAGCCATGGAGCAGTCAGCTTACCTCAGACAGCGGACATGAGCTCAGTGTCGGCCCCAGCACGGTCAGAAGCGTACGACGTGAGCCGGCTGAACGTGCCGCAGCAAACCCACGCGGACGACATTAACATGCACATGATGGCTGAGGCGGCAGAGATCATCTCGCGCGGCACGGCGTCCGTCGACGAGGTCAACATGCGGCTGATGGCGGAGGCTGCCGATTACATTTCACGCAACGTCCCGCAGACCAGCGTCATCACCACGGCTAGCAGCCTGTCAACGTCGGCCGTCAATGGCAGAATGGTGGGACAGACCACAGCGCCCACAACCACTCTGGCTGGCGGCCAAACCTCAAGCACCGTAGCTGGCGGCCATACAACAAGCACTCTGGCTGGCGGCCAAACCTCACGCACCGTAGCTGGCGGCCATACAACAAGCACTATGGGTGGAACGGGGAGCCAGGCAATGGTCGCTTACACCAGCGGCGGACAGACGCCCCACACTGCCAGTGTCAGCGCTGGAAAGAGCACCGACACCCTCAAACCTGCAAGCAGAGGCAAGGGTGGGGCGACGAAGGGAGATCAGTCAGACGTGGCGGAGAAAGAGCTGAAGACGGAGCAAGGCATGGAGGTCAACCCAGACTATAACATCATCCCCGGCTTCAGGGCCGAGTTCTTCCAGAGCCAGTCCTACGCTGGCTGGAGGAGGATTGGGATGGCGCACCGTCTGCACAGTGACGAGGAGATCGCCTGCTTCCTCACCAAGTA TTACGACAACACCAGCGCCAAGTTCCCATCAGGCAACACGGCTTGCAGGAAGTGCCAGCATCAGCTGACTGTGTCGTGCGTCGCCTGCATGCAGCACGCGGCGGAGGACAGCGCGGCGGACGGGGATGACGGGGAGGACAGTCACCATGGCGATGTGGCGGGGGATGAGGCGCGCAAACAGCTGTGGAAGATCATCCTGGAGGCCTCCAGCAAAGAGAaggacagagagaaacacagagagaaagacaagacCAGGGAGACCAGGGAGACCAGGGAGACCAGAGACAGG GCTGCCCAGCCAGACAAGCCTATCAACCGGAGGAAGCCGAAGAAAACCCGCCGTGTCCTACTGAGGAGTGTGAAGggtacgcccaaatcgtaccaTGAGTCTCGCGACGACAAAGATTCCGATTCCCAGGGGGGCCAGTCGGACCTTCCCGCCGTGCACTTTGAGCAGCAGTCCAAGTCGCTGACGCAGGGGCCCAGGAAGCGAGGTCGGCCGTCCAAGGACAGCTACCGCCTGGTATCGACCTTGGAGTGCTCTGGGTGCGGCAAGAAGTTCCACACCACCGTTGGGCTGGAGAAGCACATCAAGCTCAAACGCTGCAAGCTCTCACCGtcggggggggaggaggaggaacaGAAGAAGACGCCCTCCAAGAGCGGGACGCTGTCGGGCGGGGAGTGTTCCGACTGCAAGAAGCAGTTCCGCAGCAAGCAGGGCCTCATATTGCACCGCGTTGCCAAGCACGGGGAGGTCAGCCCCGACAAGTACCGCCCAGCCGTGTTCGACGATAAGGACACAGAGGACACATCCCTGCCCTCCAAGCTCAAGTCCACGCCCAGCATGTACGAGTGCGGCGACTGCAGCAAGAAGTACCGCAGCCGACAGGGCATGATGCTGCACCGCGTTTCCAAACACAGCGAGGTGACGCCCGACCGCAAGATCAAGGAGGAGGCCGACATGGACGTGGGTGAGAGTTTGAGTGACGGGGACAAGATGACCACCAGGATGCGGGGATCGCTGGTGCTGCAGTGCGCCGAGTGCGACAAGAAGTACAACAGTCGGCCTGGCCTGATGCTGCACATCCGCACCAAGCACTCCCCCCTGGTGCTGCTAGGCTGCACCTTCTGCCCCCTCAAGTTCAAGACCAAGCTGGAGCTCCGGATCCACATCCGTCGCGAGCACAGCGAGGGCAGGCTCATCCTCTTCTGCCCCTACTGCTCAGACACCTTCCACGACCGCGACGTGCTGAAAGACCACATGGCCGACAAGCACAAGACGTGCCGCCAGGTGCTCTACGACTGCTTCGCCTGCGACCTGCAGTTCTCCTCACGCATCGAGCGCAAGCGCCACATCCAGTCTCAGCACAAGGGCAAGGACACCAGCCTGACGTGTCGGTTCTGCGGCCACTGGTTCGCTACGCGCATGGAGTTCACTCAGCACGAGAAGGACGGCCACACCGACCAGAGCAAGTCCTGGCTGTGCGCCACATGTGGCGACGCGTTCCCCACCCGCTACCTGCTGCAACGCCACACGCTGTCCCACAAGGAGAAGATCGACTGCGAGTTGTGCGGCAAGTCCATCACGGAGCCGTGCTTCGAGGACCACATGAAGCGGCACTACGGCACCAAGGCCTGGCAGTGCGACCTCTGCCCCAAGAACTTTATCCGTAAGGCGGAGCTCCAGCAGCACATCCTGGTGCACAAGGACGAGCGGCCGTTCTGCTGCGAGTTGTGCGGCGTGCGCTACAGGGAGAAGTCACGCCTCAACAGCCACATGCGTACACACAGTGGCGTCAAGCCCTACAAGTGCCCGCAGTGCGAGAAGGCCTTTACGCGGTCCCGCGAGTTGAAGAACCACATGCGCGTGCACACCGGGGAAAAGCCCTTCAGCTGCACGGTGTGTGGGAGGAAGTTTGCCAGCTCCGGCAACCTGTCGGCCCATCGTCGCAAGGTGCACAAGCTGTCCCCCATCCCCCACGGCCAGCAGTCGCGCCGTCACATGCTGGAGGAGAAGACCAAGGGGGAGAAGACCGACATCTCTCTCCTCCCACCCCTACCCGACCCCCAGCACGCCAACCCCAACACCCACAGCCTGCCCCCGCCCCAGGCTGACCCCAGCAACCAGCCCCTGCCCCAGGCCGACCCCAACAGCCACCCCCCACCTCAGGAGGCCCCCCTGGCCCACACTGCCCCGCTGGCTCACCAGGCACCACTGGCCCACCAGGCACCCGTTGCGCACCAGGCACCGGTGGCTCACCAAGACACCGCCCTGTACCAGCAGCACCCCATCGCCAAGTACGAGCCCCTGGTCACCCAGCCCGAACACTACATCCCCCAGCCTGTCATCCACCCCCCTCAGACCTCCCTCCCCATGTACTGGCCCAACTCATCATACCAGGGAGATCCATAG